The sequence below is a genomic window from Setaria italica strain Yugu1 chromosome IV, Setaria_italica_v2.0, whole genome shotgun sequence.
GGAGAAAACGCGGCGAGATGATCcacataaaaaggaaaaggagccGGCGAAATAAACTGGGCGATCGGCCAATCCCACGGGACACCAGGCACTCCCGGCCACAGAACGCGTGGCCAACCATGGCGCCAGTCCATGGGCTCGACGCGACGGGCATCGATCGCGGTATGAGCTAGCTCAGGAGGCATCGGGATGATCCGCGACTGAGCGACCGCCGGCGGCCACGACCACAAGCCGGCCGTCAGGTGGAAGACGACATCGCCCACCTTTTTGGGATCACCAGAAAATCTTCAGCTGGTGGAGATCCCCTGGCTGTTGAGAGGCTTCTAGGTTTCAGGGGATGTGCGTCCTGTCCTGTCAGGCGATCGTGTTCAGACGCTCCTCCATCAGATATTTCTCTCCAGATTCGTGTGCTCTCGCGCGCTTGTTCACCCGATTGGCTGGTCTGTTTTGTGTTTTATCGTCTCGTTCTCGTCCACCTGCAAATGGATCGAGCAAATTAAGTAGAAGACAGGGTGCGTGCCCGTAGTTCGCACGTACTCTCTTCATTCCGCAAAGAGTGTCCCTTTAAATTTGTCCTAAGTTAAACtattttaagtttgaccaaatttacaaTGAAAAGTATCCATATTTGTAACATTAAATagataaaaatatatttcataataaatctaatgaaacttgctAGACATCAAAAacattaatatatttttatataaatttgatcaaacataaaataggcGTCAATCGTATAGATTCTAATTATCATATCTATTGGTTTTTTAAAAATTACCATCCACaaatcattatgaaaatattctaaaataaactcCTAAagcctatatctaaattatccaccactatcattaaaaaaatctaaaataacCACATTATCTTCATCTAATTCACCCATAAAAAATAACTTTAAATACACTCATAAATTTGTATCTGAAGTACACACTTAAGATCTTCATCTAaagtaaacatctaaatcttaatAATGTCCAAAAGAAAATTagtatatgattctaaattacataTTTTTGTCATTGTTAACAAAGAAAATGCTAAGTTGAGGTATATATGTATGATGGGAGGAAGCAATGAGAAATATTGATTTTCATGTGAAACACAATGTGTGTAGGTGCGATGTGAAGTGAAAAAAGTATGAATGTGTATGAAAAactgtatagagtaattactataAAAAGTCCATCACAAtcggataaagataagtacacatctatgtgggtattgtgttagaatattaaataaatgagagagtagtaggtaaacaattttgattattagctagagaTCTAATTTTTTAGTAACTTTGTAATATAATGTCTCTTAAAATTCTTAGCCCATGCTAGAGCATAGGCTGATGCACTGGTTTTAAGTAATTCGCTCTAATCTCCTTTGCTTCGGTAGTTTAATAACTCTCTaatttactactccctccgtctcaaattactattcgttttgacttttataaattcatagcttttactatgtacctagatatatggtatgtctagatatatagcaaaaatcatgtatctataaaaactaaaacgaatagtaatttaggatgcaGGGATTAGCATTCACTCCGAGCGTTCTTCTGATCTCCTTCTCTTCAGTAGTTTGTCATTCACAGCTGAGGATAGATAAATAGCACCTAGGAGAACACGCAGCAGCGTGCTATTGTTAGCAATGAGATCATTTTCAAAAGCTGACGAAGCTGCAGAATGGTTGATGACCTCTCTTTTTGCAACCTTTGAGCGCTGGACGGTGGTGAGATTCagcagaaaaaaagaaacaggaaAAAAGTCTGATAGGCTTGAACGCGATCAGAATTGCAAGGTCGATCCCCTTTTGTCGTTAAGCCATTGGAAGCACCACACATCGGAGAGATCTCCGATTAGCAGCAGTGGATGAGCAGTAGCCAGTAGGACCACGGGATTTGACGTGGGGCCGCGGGATTCGTCGATTCGCTCgtgcccgccgctcccgctAGCCGTACGTCGCCACATTCCACCTGCACGCGCTTGCTCCGACCTTGTCGCGCGCGGCGCGCTTGCCCCTGGGCCTGCCGTTCCCCTCGCCTGCGCATGCCGCTGCACCCGCGCGCTCGGCGGGCTCTGCGCCGTCACACctcgcgcccgccgctcgccgtgctACGCGCATCTCGCGCTCGCGAGATTGGACGGGGAGCGGAGGCCGGGACGGACCGGCGAGTCCAGCACACGGCCACGACCGCCgctgccacctccgcctccgggAGGATTCATCGCTGGATCTTCGCTTCCTCTCCCCTGCTCGCCCCCCGCACTGTCCTCCAACACCGTCTCCGGCGGCTTCCATCACCGGATTCGGGAGCCACTCCCTCACGCGTCCGGCGGCCACTCACCGGAGAGAGCTCACACCCCGGCCTGCCCAGTCCCTACCCACTGCCTGTCAAGCCGCCGTCCTCAGCCGGTGGTATCGCCACCACCACGCCACACTGCCCCACAAGTGACCTCCGTCGCAGGGCTTCCCTGCGCCCTCTACAACCCTGTTCTAAGGTCGGAAGCCATTGGAGCTCGCCGACAACCCCTCGCTCGAAGACCCTAACCTAGCGTCGCCAGCGACGAGCGGTGGTAGaggaagaagggaaaggagaaagaagcggagaaagaggaaggcaacgttgacaggtgggacccatgCATAGGCATCAGATTGTTATCCGTCGCATATGTGATATATAGTCGTCCATGGGAGGGACAGGGGTAGGATACGGTCGAGCCAGGTAGCTGAGCTGCAAGAAGGGTGTTAGGTTGGCTGGGTGTAAATTATTAATCCGCTGCCGcgtgtgtatatatattatcTTCATTCAATTGTGAATTTGCGATAGACTTTAGTTAgaatttatctataatatttttatccacATTCGCAATCTTTTTTCCACTTTGCATTGCTGATATGcctttgaatttgtttaattgaccataaatttgagctatatttttaacataaaaatctatatattctcatcactttctctatatatcttaattattattttctataccAATAGTATAAGAAATAAATacttagaatcatatattggtttaCCTTGGGTATATatattagtaatagtaagaagATTTCTTGTGTCAAATATTGCATAATACAAGGATGAACTTGAGGCACCGGCTCATGGTCAGTTGGTCACGATGCACACATGTGCAGATCTAGTGGTTGCTCATGGACAAAGATGTTATGCACTGACGACTCATGTGTCCTGACATATGGATCTAATTAGTGGAGGCATATTATTCGGCGATGAGCCTACGGCGTCTCAAAATATTACAGCTAATGTCATGTTCCATAAGGGGAAGGACTCAATTATTTGGGACAGGAATAATCAGCAAAATCCTTTGGCAATTAAGCTTGGTGAATTTTGTATTGAGGTGAAGCATGGCAAGAAAGTCGAGGAGATCAGTCAACTTGCTTCTACTGATGTGCTGCCACGTAAGTTGATATTCAAAGGAATTAATCCGttgaaggaggaagagaagaaggtaaataaatatataaatatatattgaCATGCACCATGCATTTGGACATAGAGTACAGTCCGGCTTGGATTTATTTGATTAGCATCCTAGCCTGTTTATTTTATGATATATGCAAGCACAATGAGGAGATCTATAGTAATAAAAGGTAGCTAAGTAGAGTCATTAAGCAAGGTGCCGCATTATTTTAATATTTCCAACTTGTATCAAGTCTGGTTTGCTATGTGTGCAGTTCGTCAAGTTTATTTTGTTGGGCTAGCTGAGTCAGAGTTATAATTTGTTTGGTGCCTGCGTGCACATGTTTGAGTCCAGGTTGATTGGTGTTAGCCCGGTCATGTGTTCACGTTGGAGTCGGACTTGAGTCCAGGTGCTTGCATGTGCTTAACTTGGGCAGCAGCCCTATAAACAGGCAGACTTGATTTTAAGCGCCCGACGTCCGAGCGTAGCATCAGACGGTCGCCTCATCAAAAAAACTCCCACTACTATACAATATGTATACGATGTTGCGCGTAACATTCAACCTCTTTTCAATTGAACACGAAGTCTGTTGCAACATTCCAAAATACCGAATGCAACATCAGAAATTTCCTTCAATAACATGTTAAAATGTAGCTAGCAACATCAAGAAAATGTCGAAAAAATTAGCTCATTACCATCTAAAATCAAATGTTTCCTACGTCATTTTTCATGCAACATAAGTATACCATGTCCTGCAACATCACAGAAATGCCTAGTGCAACATCACGAAAAACAACCATGGAACATCAAATGCTAGCGGATGAAACATCTCAAATGACTTCATGCAACATCACAAATTACACACCGCGACATGGCAAACTACCCACCGCAACATGCATCCAGCAAGTTAGAACTGGAGCAGTATAGAAATAGACTCCAAGCAGCTGCGAATGAGCACAACAGCGAGATGGGGATAAATGCAAGGTTCCAGAGGAGGCCGAGCACCACCACGGGAAGGTAGTAGGCCCAATCGGCGTGCCGTACCTTCAGCCCCGCCTGAGGACCTCCTGTACCAGCAACAACGGTGGCTCCTGCATTGAGCTCGCCAGCCCCGTGCCCTCCCTGCTGCAGCAGCCGCGCTGCGCCTTAGAGCAAGCGGTTCCCCGCAATGTCCGTCGCTGAGTTCAGGAGCATGTTGCTTGATGGAGCTCTATGGAGACGAAGAAGATGAACACTGTAGAAAGCTCAGGGTGAGAACTGGGGAACGGGAAGCAGGGGAGGGAATGAGTGGTGGAGAGCGCACGTCGTTTCTGTTGTATCGGCGGAAATAAGTAGTGGAGAGCTGAGcgtccgttttttttttttctaaatcctTCGGACGCCTGATTCATAGCATTAACGTTGTTTTTATCGTGTGTTAtcatctagggtttcatcccGAAAGAAGCAGAGGGTGGTTCCTCCCTCATCTATATATATCTTGTTGATTCTCCTCGGATTGTGTGGATTGCGCCATCGAGCTACTACAGCCTGGCCGCATCTCGAATTCCTCCGACATTACCCTCGCTCTCTTCTAATCGTGGTTCATCGAGACCATGGGTGGAAGAATTTTTCTTGGTGGATATATTGCATCTACTAATCAACATCTACTTGTTACTGTTGGTTTTTTACATGTTGGCCAATCAAGATCCACTTGAATTATCCTGTCGTGACACACTGGTATTGGAGTTTCTGTTCCGTGGCTTGTTTATTTGCTGGACAGATTGTTAGCTGCTCGTACACATACACATTATTTAGTTACAGATTAAAGAGACATTAAGTTTGGGATGTTTTAAATTGTGAATTCAGAAAAGATTATTCTAATCATTGTTGGTACCGTGAAAGATTGGGCATATCTTGGGCATCGTAAGCGTGCCTCTATCATTTGGTCCATATTCTTGATTACCCTGTGTCAAATTATATGCTTTAGTATGGGTAATTTAGTTTAGCAAAGCATTGCTGAAACAATGTACTGTCAATCCGTTTGCATACGTTCAGACTTCTTACCTGTCAAAAGTAAAGTCCTATGGTGCAAATAATGAACAATTTGAATGTGAAATTACTCATCCATGTTGAGCTTTAAACTACAATTCTATTTTGGAAGGCCTGGGGACATCCCAGAGATCTAATAGTTAGAGAGATTAGGTTTAATTGGACCTCCCAGTACAAAAGCCACTTTATCTTATCCCCTCAGACATGAAGTACACCCTATTAGTGGTAGGGACTAATTAAACCAGTTTATAGCACACCTACAAGATACTACTAACACAAAGGTAAACATGGCAATAGAAAGTATCAAGGCTCCTCAGGTGCTACATGATAAAGGAGAATATGGCATGAAAACCAGTGATAAAGCGACCAAGCTAGCTGACACAACTTACAGCAGATCATACTGACATAACCATCAGAAACAAGTGATGAACGAGTCCCGATGAACAGCAAAACACACCTCAGGTCTCTCTCCATATATATTGCTATTATTTTTAGCTCCAATACAAGAAACTCAACCAAAACGAAGAACAAAAATACAGCCAGCGACCATGTTATAGCCACAGCATATATGCTAAAAACTGAAACTCACACTACATGCAATTATATCGTCCTAGCTATACTTCCAGCTAGATGCTAATCTCACGATTTCACTTTTATTACTTCCCTCGTGATCTTCTCGCTCCTATCTTCTCCACTCTTCTCTCTCTCATACGCGAACGAATCACATGACTCGAACAGTGACACGGGTTACACTGGGAACAAGGACAAGAATCCAAAAAAACACTACATCTCGGAAGGTAGACGACGGTAACACGCACTAACAGTCAAAGGCACTAGCTAAGCTCTGCAAAAGGCCCACGGTGCTGGTTAATCGTGCCTTGTAGACAGATCGGTAGATCATCAGCTCCGGACAAGCCCGCAGGACAGCGTCATGAGCAACATGGCGGCGTCCGTGACCTCGTCCTGCTGCACCGGCAAGCCCGGCGATGACCGGAAGCTGCAGGAGGCAGCGGAAGATGGGGGAGCGGGactcctgctccagctgatgaGACCAATGTCGTCGACAAGGTCCCTGCTGCTCAGACCGCTGGCGTCGACAACCTCGCCGgtgggcgggacggcggcggccttgtgagcggcggcaggaggagcggcgacgggggcgtGATCCTGGACCACCTTGCACCGTTTCTTGAACGGCAGCGACCGGTCCACGTCTattctcttctccttcttcaccTTCGGGTGATGTACTGATGCGGCCATGGCGTCCCTGGGCGTGGCCGTGGCTGCCTTGGCGCCGTCGGCGGGCGCTGGCccggagccgccggcggaggccatCATCGCCCGCCGCGCCTTCCGCTGCCTGATACCACATGCGTTGCAGAGCGACTGCACCATGCAAAACAAGATATACAGTCATGGGCTTGCAAATTATGGCTCTCTAACAATCGTACAAAGTGCAAGGACCACGACTCCACGAGTTCGAGGAGGCAACAAGAAACCAACGGCTGTTCCTACCTTGGGACCGCAAGGACCACTCCTCCATAAGGGCGTCTTGGTGGTGTTGCAGTCGGAGCACACCCTATTAACACCCAAATTAGGCTGGCCGCTGGTGCCCATCATGTCTTCGTACCCTTGTACCTTCCTCCTGGGCTTCTTCGCCGCACCGGGATCGGTCGACGCCTTCCTCGTGATCCTCATCTTGGCCGGTGGCGTCGTCCAGCTCCCCGCAGTCTCCAGTGATCCGCCGACCTGGAGCCTCCCCATATCGTATGGATCGTATGAGGACGGCTCGATCATGTCGTCCCGGATGCTCTCCACAGTCGGGAACGGTGTCGCGAAGACACTCGCTGCTGATGATACCCCAATCATCTGATGAAGGAAAAGGGCATGTTAATTAAGTGGCCAAACAAGCAGAACAAAAATTAATTTACGTACACATAGAATTGGGAAATTGAGCACATATATATGTTTAGCTAGTACTACTGAGTACTTACATGTTGGGGCTCTAGCATAGCTTGATTCTGCTGCCTGAACAAGTGATGATGGTCTCCGGATCCGTAGCTCAGACTGCTGTCGCTGGCGCTGCTGTTGCTGATCACAAAGGGGAACAGGATTGGGGGATCCTTGGGCAGGTTGAATGCCTGGAAATGaccttggtggtggtggtgatcctGGTGGTGATCTCCCTCCATGAGAGGGAGGGCAGTGGAGAGCTGGCTCATGTAGATGGCAGACATGGGACCGAGAGGAGCTTGTGCTCGAGATCCGGATGGAGGTATATATGGCTTGCTAG
It includes:
- the LOC101767991 gene encoding putative GATA transcription factor 22 — translated: MSAIYMSQLSTALPLMEGDHHQDHHHHQGHFQAFNLPKDPPILFPFVISNSSASDSSLSYGSGDHHHLFRQQNQAMLEPQHMIGVSSAASVFATPFPTVESIRDDMIEPSSYDPYDMGRLQVGGSLETAGSWTTPPAKMRITRKASTDPGAAKKPRRKVQGYEDMMGTSGQPNLGVNRVCSDCNTTKTPLWRSGPCGPKSLCNACGIRQRKARRAMMASAGGSGPAPADGAKAATATPRDAMAASVHHPKVKKEKRIDVDRSLPFKKRCKVVQDHAPVAAPPAAAHKAAAVPPTGEVVDASGLSSRDLVDDIGLISWSRSPAPPSSAASCSFRSSPGLPVQQDEVTDAAMLLMTLSCGLVRS